DNA from Mycobacterium bourgelatii:
TGCCGACGCGCGCCGGGAGTTCCGTGCAGCCAGAAGACCGCGCGTCCTTGTGGGGCGCCGAACTCGGCGAATCCGATCTGCCGGTCCTCACCGACAGCGATATTCCCCTCGAGCTTGGGGCGGGCAATCGGTACGACCATGCCCGAAGCTTTTCACGAGCGTGTGTCCGCTACGCAGGAACCCCGATCGCCTTGAGCTCCATGTATTGGTGCAGGCCGGCGATGCCGCCACCCTCCCGGCCCAACCCGCTGAGTTTGAAGCCGCCGAACGGAGCGGCGCCCGGGCCGACGCCGTTCACGGCGATCTGGCCGGTGCGGATGCGGCGGGCCACGCCGAGGGCACGGTCGACGTCGGTGCCCCAGACCGCGCCCGACAGCCCGTATTGGGAGTTGTTGGCTATCGCGACCGCATCGTCGTCGTCGCGGTAGCGCAGCACGCTGAGCACCGGCCCGAACACTTCTTCCTGAGCAACCGTCGAATTCGGATCGACGTCCGTGAGGATCGTCGGTTCGACGTAAAAGCCCACGTCCAGCCCGGCTGGGCGGCCGCCACCGGTCACCACTTTGGCTCCCTCGTTCACCGCGCCGGCGACGTGGGCCTCCACGCGCTCGCGCTGTGCCGCACTGATCAGCGGACCCATCTGCACGTCGGGATCGGTGGGGTCACCGACTTTGACCTCGCGGGCTAGCGCGACGAGTCGGTCGACGACGTCGTCGTGCAACGAGTCGGGCAGCAGCAGGCGGCTGTGCAGGATGCAGGCCTGCCCGGCGTGCAGCGAGCAACAGTCGAACAGCATCTGCTCCAGCATGGCGTCGGTGACCTCGGTGTCGTCCAGCACGATGCTGGCCGATTTGCCCCCCAGCTCCAACAGAATTCGCTTCAGGGTGTCGCCCGCGGCAGACATGACTTGGCGTCCGACCACCGAGCTACCGGTGAAGCTGATCATGTCGATGCGCGGGTCGGTGGTGAGCAGCTTGGCGGCATCGATGCCGGACGGGGTGACGACGTTGACCACACCCGGCGGAATGTCGGTGTGCTCGTCGATGATCCGCGCCAGGGCGAGCCCGGCCAGCGGGGTCAGCGGCGACGGCTTGAGGACGACGGTGTTGCCCGCCGCCAGCGCGTTGTTCAGCTTCATCACATTGAGGCAATGCGGGAAGTTCCACGGCGTCAGAATCGACACCACGCCCAACGGCTCGTGACGCAGCAGCGTGGTGCCGGCGCCGATCCCGGTGACGGGTTCGTCCGCCAACTCCGCTGCGAGCTGCGCCGCGTACATGGACATGAAAGCCGCGCCGTCGACTTGCATTACGCGCTCGTTCGCGATGCATCCCCACTCCAGCTGGGACAGCGCGAAGAACTCGTCGGCGTTCTTCATCAGAGCCTCGCCCAGCTGATTGAGGCACGCCGCGCGGTCCTGGTTGGTCATCGTGCCCCATGGGCCTTCGTCGAACGCGCGACGCGCGGCGGCGATCGCCTCGCTGACCTGGCCGACGCTGGCGTCGGGTGCGGTTGCGATGACCGCCTCGGTGGCCGGGGAGATGTCGTCGTAGCGACCGCTTTCCGGCTCGACCCATCGCCCGTCGATGTACAGCTGGTAGGTGTCAACTAACTGAGGTAATTCCGCCATGCGCTTTTCCTCACCAGGCGT
Protein-coding regions in this window:
- a CDS encoding aldehyde dehydrogenase family protein; its protein translation is MAELPQLVDTYQLYIDGRWVEPESGRYDDISPATEAVIATAPDASVGQVSEAIAAARRAFDEGPWGTMTNQDRAACLNQLGEALMKNADEFFALSQLEWGCIANERVMQVDGAAFMSMYAAQLAAELADEPVTGIGAGTTLLRHEPLGVVSILTPWNFPHCLNVMKLNNALAAGNTVVLKPSPLTPLAGLALARIIDEHTDIPPGVVNVVTPSGIDAAKLLTTDPRIDMISFTGSSVVGRQVMSAAGDTLKRILLELGGKSASIVLDDTEVTDAMLEQMLFDCCSLHAGQACILHSRLLLPDSLHDDVVDRLVALAREVKVGDPTDPDVQMGPLISAAQRERVEAHVAGAVNEGAKVVTGGGRPAGLDVGFYVEPTILTDVDPNSTVAQEEVFGPVLSVLRYRDDDDAVAIANNSQYGLSGAVWGTDVDRALGVARRIRTGQIAVNGVGPGAAPFGGFKLSGLGREGGGIAGLHQYMELKAIGVPA